A stretch of DNA from Bradyrhizobium algeriense:
GCAGCCGCCAAATAACGGTGGAACCGTACGGGCCGCTCACGCGGCCCGCGCTTATTCGTTACCGGCTTGCAGCCTATTTAGGTAGTCAGCCGCACGCTATGCGTTACTGGCTGCAATGAACATCGCCCGCTTGTCCTGCGAGATCGGCAGCTTGGTCGGCGGCATTTTCGCGATGGACGTGCAAGCAGCGGGCTGCATTTCTACGATGAGACCAACCATTCGACCGTTAAGAGCCTGCGAGCGGACCGTGTACATCGGTGCTTCCGCAGAGGTGGACGCGCTGAGCTTGCGAGCGCTCGATCCGCTAGATCGCAGAACCCACGTGGCATAGCCGACCAGCCTAACAGTCCGCGCAGTTCACGCGCTATCTTTGCCCAATCGCGCATGAAACGCGGAACGTGGAACCGCCCTCACAGGCCGGCCGCGACGGGTCGTCTCATCGCCTAGTACACTTCGGCCATTGACTGATTTCTCATGAGGGTAACCGCCCTCTCCTGCACCAACCTTTCGACTTCATCGCGTACACTCGCAATTCTTGTTACGCCTCCTACTCCATGGCCGGCGCTCCAGATATCACGCCACATTTTCATAAGTTCGGTATCGCGATTTACGCTGAAACCTTTGTGATTTCCGCCATCGATAAAGCCGGACTTTTCCAGACTGGCGCGCAGCATGTTTGCCGGGATGCCAGTCAGCTTGTCAGTCGTCACAACGTCGTCAGCGCCGCTTTCGATGAGCATGTCTCGATAGCGTTGATCCGCCTCGCTTTCATGCGTTGCGATGAAAGTAGTGCCCATGAGCACAAAATCCGCTCCCATCATCTCGGCAGCGGCGATCTGCCGTCCTGACGAAAGACCTCCCGCAAGTGCGATCGGACCATCAAAAAATTGGCGAACTTCCGCCAGGAACGAGAATGGATTTAGCCAGCCCGTATTGCCACCAGCGCCGGCGCTTAGAAGCACCAATCCGTCGACCCCTGCTGACGCAGCGCGCTTTGCGTGGCGAACCGTCGCGGCATCGGAGAAGACCAGACCACCATAACTATGGATACTATCTATCAGCCGGTCCGGGCTGCCTACGCTGGATATGGCGATCGGCACCTTATGCTTGATCATCAAGTCGACGTCGGCATCGAGTCTCGTATTGCTCGCATGGGCGATAAGATTTACTGCGAATGGAGCCGCCGCGCTCGCAGTTTCCAGCTTCGCGGCAATATCGCTGATCCAGGAGTCTAGGATCTCAGTAGTTCTCGCGTTGAGAGCCGGAATGGACCCAAGAACGCCGTTTGACGACGACGCGACGACAAGGTTTCGACCGGAAACGAGAAACATCGGCGCGACAAAGACTGGCAACTTGAGCTTGGCCTGGAGCCGAGCGGTCACTTGCGGATCGCCATAATTTCCCATTTCGATTGCCTTTTACTGAGCCGGTTCGATCGAAGGACAAGATTCAGTGCACGGACTTGACGCCCTTCCTGCGCGCCACGCTTCGGAAAACCAGTCGGTCGAGCGTCATGATCCGGGTCTGTTGCTGCTCTTGAACTGCATTCGCTTGTAGTCAGGTAAATCGCGAGAAGTCGGCGCGGCGCTTCTCCTTGAATGCGTTAACCGCTTCTATTGCTTCAGCTCCATGCTGAAGCCGAACCAAATGCTCTATTTCGACCTTGATCGTCTCGCGAACGCCTTCCGCAATTGACCTCTTCATCAGCATTTTCGTCGTCCGAACCGACGCAGGCGGCTGAGTCGCGATGAGCGCCGCCTTCGCCTTGGCAACCTTTTCAACCTGGTCGTTGGGAAACACGCCGTTCACGATCCCCAGCTCGAGCGCCGTCGTCGCGTCGAACGATTCTCCCGTGAGCAGGATTTCGCTCGCGCGATGATGTCCGACCAGCCGGGGCAATAGGTAAGACGATGCACACTCCGGACAAACCGCCAACGGCACGAACGGAATTCTGAAATTTGTATGTGATCCGCAGTAGACGAGATCGCAGTGCAGAAGCATCGTCACGCCGATCCCAACGGCAATGCCGCATGGCACGGCAATGATTGGCTTGCTGCATTCCGCCAAAGCACTCATGAACCGACCGTGGGGTCCGTCGAGCCCCTCGATAATGCCGTCGGATAAGTTGTTGCCCGCCGTAAAGCAATCAGCATTCCCCGTCAGGACGACAACCCTGATGGAAGCGTCGGCCTCGGCCCGTTCAAGGGCATCTGCGAGGCATGAATACATCGTGCGAGTGAGCGCGTTTCGCTTTTCCGGTCGGTTCAGTCGGATGGTTAGAGTTCGATCACCGATTTCGGTCAGCACATTGTCCATCATGAGCGGCTCTTTAGTCACAGAAATCCAGCGATTCAGGCAGCGCCGCGTTCGAACACAGCAATGTGGGCGACGGCTTCCTCGAACCCCCAAAGCCCCCCACCATTTTCCTGGACGGCAATCCGGGCATTATTCACCTGGCGCGACCCTGCTTCGCCTCGCAACTGCGCAACGAGTTCGAAGATCTGTCCAATGCCGGTCGCCCCGATCGGATGGCCCTTCGATTCGAGGCCGCCCGATGGGTTGATGGGCACGCGGCCGCCCAACGTTGTGGCCCCACTCTGCGCAAACCTGCCGGCGGCTCCGAGCTCGCACAGCCCGAGATTGGCGCTCTGGATGAGCTCGCCGATCGCGGTGGCGTCATGGACCTCCACCACGTCGACATCCTCGGGCGCTACGCCCGCCTGTTCATAGGCAGCTCTAGCCGTGAGCCGGGTGATATGATTCTCGAGATCATCACCCCCGCGCGCCGTCGCGGAGCGAATGACGCTCGCCCGTACCTTGACCGCGCGAGACGCCTGAACACCCAAACGCTTGAGCGCCGCGCCGGTGCAGATGATGGCGGCCGCAGCGCCGTCAGAAATCGGCGCACACATGGGCAGCGTCAACGGGTAGCAAATGGCGCGCCCCGCCAGGACTTCATCGGCAGTCATTGGCTTACGATACTGTGCTCTTTCGTTGTCGACCGCATGGGTGTGGTTCTTGGCGGCGACAAAGGCCATTTGCTCCTGGGTGATATCGTGCAAACGCATCAACTGTCGACCAAGAGCGGCGTAGACGTCCATGAAGACACTGTAGGGCCGATCGGACACACTCCCGGGAGGCGGATCGATACCCTGACCGAGAGCAATCAACCGATTCGCATTTTCCTTCGGTGTATGGACATCCCAACCCGAATCGAAGATGGCGAACATCTTCGCCTTGTCCTCGTCGTACATTTTCTCGGCGCCTATTGCGAGGGCGACCTCACCGGCTCCGGCGCGCAGATGGTTCACCGCGAGATTGAACGCGGACGACGCCGTCGCACAGGCGTTTTCCACGTTGAAGACCGGGATTCCATGAAGGCCTTGGGGCAACAGCGCGACCTGCCCGCGGATGCAAGTCTGCCCCTCCATGAACCCTTGGACGGCGTTTCCAAAGAAAGCAGCCTGGATCTCGGATTTGTCGATGCCTGCATCGCTCAACGCATCATTCAAAGCCCACGCGACAAGCTGTTTCAGGCTCTTATCCAAATGTCGACCGAACGGTGTCATCCCGACACCGATGATATAGACGTCTTCCATGTGAATTCCTCCGAATTAGATAGAGCGCCAGTGGCCTTGCCAGAATTTTTCGCGCACCACGCGTCTCAACAGCTTGCCCACGGGGCTGCGCGGCAACTCGCTCCAGATCTCCACGCGCTTGGGAGTCTTCATGCCGCCGAGGCGTTCGCGACATAGCGCCAATACCTCGTCTTCGTTC
This window harbors:
- a CDS encoding nitronate monooxygenase, with amino-acid sequence MGNYGDPQVTARLQAKLKLPVFVAPMFLVSGRNLVVASSSNGVLGSIPALNARTTEILDSWISDIAAKLETASAAAPFAVNLIAHASNTRLDADVDLMIKHKVPIAISSVGSPDRLIDSIHSYGGLVFSDAATVRHAKRAASAGVDGLVLLSAGAGGNTGWLNPFSFLAEVRQFFDGPIALAGGLSSGRQIAAAEMMGADFVLMGTTFIATHESEADQRYRDMLIESGADDVVTTDKLTGIPANMLRASLEKSGFIDGGNHKGFSVNRDTELMKMWRDIWSAGHGVGGVTRIASVRDEVERLVQERAVTLMRNQSMAEVY
- a CDS encoding thiolase family protein, with protein sequence MEDVYIIGVGMTPFGRHLDKSLKQLVAWALNDALSDAGIDKSEIQAAFFGNAVQGFMEGQTCIRGQVALLPQGLHGIPVFNVENACATASSAFNLAVNHLRAGAGEVALAIGAEKMYDEDKAKMFAIFDSGWDVHTPKENANRLIALGQGIDPPPGSVSDRPYSVFMDVYAALGRQLMRLHDITQEQMAFVAAKNHTHAVDNERAQYRKPMTADEVLAGRAICYPLTLPMCAPISDGAAAAIICTGAALKRLGVQASRAVKVRASVIRSATARGGDDLENHITRLTARAAYEQAGVAPEDVDVVEVHDATAIGELIQSANLGLCELGAAGRFAQSGATTLGGRVPINPSGGLESKGHPIGATGIGQIFELVAQLRGEAGSRQVNNARIAVQENGGGLWGFEEAVAHIAVFERGAA
- a CDS encoding enoyl-CoA hydratase, encoding MMDNVLTEIGDRTLTIRLNRPEKRNALTRTMYSCLADALERAEADASIRVVVLTGNADCFTAGNNLSDGIIEGLDGPHGRFMSALAECSKPIIAVPCGIAVGIGVTMLLHCDLVYCGSHTNFRIPFVPLAVCPECASSYLLPRLVGHHRASEILLTGESFDATTALELGIVNGVFPNDQVEKVAKAKAALIATQPPASVRTTKMLMKRSIAEGVRETIKVEIEHLVRLQHGAEAIEAVNAFKEKRRADFSRFT